A region of Acipenser ruthenus chromosome 51, fAciRut3.2 maternal haplotype, whole genome shotgun sequence DNA encodes the following proteins:
- the LOC131722756 gene encoding zinc finger protein 239-like produces the protein MESVYIKQEVVQELVPICIKQEMPELEPVHIKEETELEPVHIKEEETELEPVHIKEETELEPLYIEEEPIGLLLKGSENISRPKISHQCSGYGKSFSQSGTLKTHQRIHTGEKPYHCFECGVSFTVSGSLKTHQRIHTGEKPYQCTECGKSFVQLGDLKRHQRIHTGEKPYHCTECGESFRQIGSLKRHQRIHTGEKPRRCTECGKSFSELGHLKSHQRIHTGEKPYHCNECGQSFNQLGVLKRHQRIHTGEKPYYCTACGKSFRQSGDLKAHQRIHSGKKLYPCTECGERFSRFRDLKRHQQIHTGEKPYHSTECRKNFSQLGSLHLHKRNHTGASLPNYPSPLHPACLNVWIAV, from the coding sequence atggagtctgtttacattaaacaggaggtGGTTCAGGAATTGGTACctatctgcattaaacaggagatgcctgaactggagcctgtccacattaaagaagagactgaactagagcctgtccacattaaagaggaagagactgaactggagcctgtccacattaaagaagagactgaactggagcctctCTACATTGAAGAGGAGCCTATTGGCTTGTTGCTTAAGGGTTCAGAAAACATATCCCGGCCAAAGATATCACATCAATGTAGTGGATATGGGAAGAGCTTTAGTCAGTCAGGaaccctaaaaacacaccagcgaattcacactggagagaagccatatcactgttttgaatgtggGGTGAGCTTCACTGTgtcaggaagcctaaaaacacaccagcgaattcacactggagagaagccatatcaatgtactgaatgtgggaagagcttcgTTCAGTTAGGtgacctaaaaagacaccagcgaattcacactggagagaagccgtatcactgtactgaatgtggggagagcttcagaCAGATTggaagcctaaaaagacaccagcgaattcacactggagaaaagcCTCGTcgctgtactgaatgtggaaagagcttcagtGAATTGGGACACCTAaaatcacaccagcgaattcatactggagagaagccatatcactgtaatgaatgtgggcAGAGCTTCAATCAGTTAGGagtcctaaaaagacaccagcgaattcacactggagagaagccatattacTGTACTGCATGCGGGAAGAGCTTCCGTCAGTCAGGAGACCTAAAAGCACATCAGCGAATTCACTCTGGAAAGAAGCTGTATccctgtactgaatgtggggaacGCTTTAGTAGGTTtagagaccttaaaagacaccagcaaattcacactggagagaagccgtatcacagTACTGAATGTCGTAAGaatttcagtcagttaggaagcctacATCTACACAAGCGAAATCACACTGGAGCCAGCCTCCCTAACTatccctcacctctccaccctgcttgtTTGAATGTGTGGATAGCTGTCTGA